In the genome of Myxococcus stipitatus, one region contains:
- a CDS encoding 5'-3' exonuclease: MRLHLVDGTYELYRAHFSRRPGHTSPDGQDVKATVGVMSSLLMLLHDGEEAVTHVAVAFDNPIRSFRNALFDGYKSDEGVPPELRAQFDLVEKAVAALGVRVWSMREHEADDALSTAAAKWAGEVEQVRLLTPDKDLGQCVRGQRVVQVDRRQEKVLDEDAVRAKLGVPPASVPDLLALMGDDADGIPGLPGFGEKGASALLSAYGKLEAIPEEASTWTVRPRGADKLAATLRAHREDALLYRRLATLVTDAPLPGTRTLEDVAWRGVPRSVFEPFCDTLGVNTLKRRPKRWVD; encoded by the coding sequence ATGCGCCTGCACCTGGTGGATGGCACCTATGAGCTGTACCGCGCCCACTTCTCGCGCCGGCCCGGCCACACCTCGCCGGACGGGCAGGACGTGAAGGCGACGGTGGGGGTGATGTCCTCGCTGCTCATGCTGCTGCACGACGGCGAGGAGGCGGTGACGCACGTGGCGGTGGCGTTCGACAACCCCATCCGCTCGTTCCGCAACGCGCTGTTCGACGGCTACAAGAGCGACGAGGGAGTGCCCCCGGAGCTGCGCGCGCAGTTCGACCTGGTCGAGAAGGCTGTCGCGGCGCTGGGCGTGCGGGTGTGGTCGATGAGGGAGCACGAGGCGGACGACGCGCTGTCCACCGCGGCGGCGAAGTGGGCCGGAGAGGTGGAGCAGGTGCGGCTGCTCACGCCGGACAAGGACCTGGGCCAGTGCGTGCGGGGCCAGCGCGTGGTGCAGGTGGACCGGCGTCAGGAGAAGGTGCTGGACGAGGACGCCGTGCGCGCGAAGCTGGGCGTGCCTCCCGCGAGCGTGCCGGACCTGCTGGCGCTGATGGGAGACGACGCGGACGGCATCCCCGGGCTGCCGGGCTTCGGGGAGAAGGGCGCGTCGGCGCTCCTGTCCGCGTACGGAAAGCTGGAGGCGATTCCGGAGGAGGCCTCCACGTGGACGGTGCGCCCGCGCGGCGCGGACAAGCTCGCGGCGACGCTGCGCGCGCACCGCGAGGACGCGCTCCTGTATCGCCGGCTCGCCACGCTGGTGACGGATGCGCCGCTGCCCGGCACGCGGACGCTGGAGGACGTGGCCTGGCGCGGCGTGCCTCGGAGCGTGTTCGAGCCCTTCTGCGACACGCTGGGCGTCAACACCCTCAAGCGCAGGCCGAAGCGCTGGGTGGACTGA
- a CDS encoding DUF4397 domain-containing protein, translated as MPSNSWRTRCAVVALTAVSSLVGCGEDAPSHPTEPPATKARLRIIHASPDAPAVDIYAEGQSTPLFSNVKYGDTTLYASVPTGTYNVQVRPVGATATSTPVYSTGPLTLGEGHTLSAVAAGLLSSAEPSRAFRVLPLTEGFNPPAEGRTRVRIIHAGVDAPAVSLDVGDDGTSEITGLQRFQDTGAGGVELPSGQALQVGIRTATHAKVTSFTLPALPSRGELFVIATGQLSEKPGAPGGFGLLAAGVGLVRQNPVVYALHASPDAPSVDIFAGNAELVDGLTFGNLSAPIQVPPGSYTLDFFVNVSGSTRPAGAPAASRATPSLMAGQRYLALASGFLSPAANDPADSTFELLAFSDDFVSDADSLRLRVIHASPDAPVVDVAPLEAGLVPASAAFNDVPYRQASAPGGLELPALQAVVGVAAASASNRAPVARFPLDTAPFIGRGVFAVALGALTPTVGENEQGFRLVLVDTRTSPWGALGVHPMP; from the coding sequence ATGCCGAGCAACTCCTGGAGAACCCGCTGTGCCGTCGTCGCGCTCACCGCGGTGTCCTCACTCGTGGGGTGCGGAGAAGACGCGCCTTCGCATCCCACCGAGCCGCCGGCCACGAAGGCGCGGCTGCGCATCATCCACGCCTCACCGGATGCCCCCGCGGTGGACATCTACGCGGAAGGACAGAGCACGCCGCTGTTCAGCAACGTGAAGTATGGAGACACCACGCTCTACGCGTCGGTCCCCACGGGCACGTACAACGTCCAGGTGCGCCCGGTCGGCGCGACGGCCACGTCCACGCCCGTCTATTCCACGGGCCCGCTGACGCTCGGCGAAGGGCACACGCTCAGCGCGGTGGCCGCGGGACTGCTCTCCTCCGCGGAGCCGTCACGGGCCTTCCGCGTGCTGCCGCTCACCGAGGGCTTCAACCCTCCCGCGGAGGGACGCACGCGCGTGCGCATCATCCATGCGGGCGTGGATGCTCCCGCCGTCTCCCTGGACGTCGGTGACGATGGCACCTCCGAAATCACCGGGCTGCAGCGCTTCCAGGACACGGGCGCTGGCGGCGTGGAGCTGCCCTCCGGACAGGCCCTCCAGGTGGGCATCCGCACGGCCACGCACGCGAAGGTGACGTCCTTCACCCTCCCCGCACTGCCCTCGCGCGGGGAGCTGTTCGTCATCGCCACCGGACAGCTCTCCGAGAAGCCCGGCGCGCCCGGAGGCTTCGGACTGCTGGCCGCGGGCGTGGGCCTGGTCCGGCAGAACCCCGTCGTCTACGCGCTGCACGCGTCCCCCGACGCGCCCTCGGTGGACATCTTCGCGGGCAACGCGGAGCTGGTGGATGGCCTGACCTTCGGCAACCTGTCCGCGCCCATCCAGGTTCCCCCGGGCTCGTACACCCTGGACTTCTTCGTCAACGTCTCCGGGAGCACGCGCCCCGCGGGCGCTCCCGCCGCCTCGCGCGCCACGCCGTCGCTGATGGCCGGTCAGCGCTACCTCGCCTTGGCGTCAGGCTTCCTCAGTCCCGCCGCGAACGACCCGGCGGACTCCACCTTCGAGCTCCTCGCCTTCTCCGACGACTTCGTCTCCGATGCGGACAGCCTGCGCCTGCGGGTCATCCACGCCTCGCCCGATGCGCCCGTCGTGGATGTGGCTCCGCTGGAGGCGGGGCTCGTCCCGGCCAGCGCGGCCTTCAACGACGTGCCCTACCGCCAGGCCTCCGCCCCCGGGGGCCTGGAGCTCCCCGCCCTGCAGGCCGTGGTCGGCGTGGCGGCGGCCTCCGCGTCGAACCGCGCGCCCGTGGCCCGGTTCCCGCTCGACACCGCCCCCTTCATCGGCCGAGGCGTCTTCGCCGTCGCCCTGGGCGCCCTCACTCCCACTGTCGGAGAAAACGAGCAGGGCTTCCGGTTGGTGCTCGTGGATACGCGAACTTCACCTTGGGGTGCATTAGGTGTCCACCCCATGCCGTAA
- a CDS encoding acyl-CoA desaturase, which translates to MDPFRKGRVMDASGTRWGEARWDTGKVARWSLLHLGAAVGGARCFSWSAVAVFAGLLIVTLGLGVSVGIHRGLIHRAFRASRGVERTLGLIGTLAGLGGVIGMNRMHQLRDFHQNQPESECPGYFGYREGFTRAMSHALFRTWHVRDERLYPPVAQDVTEDAFFRALERAGPWLQVPLGLVLYAVGGPSWVAWGIFVRLALTQDGFWFVHYVSHVEGEQPHALEGRAEQGRNVGWLALLSMGESWHNNHHAHPGSARMGFGWRQPDPGWWMVRGLEALGLVTEVKTAFAQKRDARGSLGTHPFQQGLLNGPFTCAVRRRAPVVGCVWRGLHGARAAAVRAQGPSRQRHGDLPHLGLDDLAR; encoded by the coding sequence ATGGACCCCTTCCGAAAGGGACGGGTCATGGACGCGAGCGGCACGCGATGGGGCGAGGCACGTTGGGACACAGGCAAGGTGGCGCGGTGGAGCCTGCTCCACCTGGGCGCCGCGGTGGGCGGAGCGCGGTGCTTCTCGTGGAGCGCGGTGGCCGTGTTCGCCGGGCTGCTCATCGTGACGCTCGGCCTGGGCGTGTCGGTGGGCATCCATCGCGGCCTCATCCACCGGGCCTTCCGTGCCTCGCGCGGCGTGGAGCGAACCCTGGGGCTCATCGGCACCCTCGCGGGACTGGGCGGGGTCATCGGCATGAACCGGATGCACCAGCTGCGCGACTTCCACCAGAACCAGCCCGAGTCGGAGTGCCCCGGGTACTTCGGCTACCGCGAGGGCTTCACGCGCGCGATGAGCCACGCCCTCTTCCGCACCTGGCACGTGCGCGACGAGCGGCTCTACCCGCCCGTCGCCCAGGACGTCACCGAGGATGCGTTCTTCCGCGCCCTGGAGCGCGCGGGCCCGTGGCTCCAGGTGCCGCTGGGCCTCGTGCTGTACGCGGTGGGCGGGCCGTCGTGGGTGGCGTGGGGCATCTTCGTGCGGCTGGCGCTCACGCAGGACGGCTTCTGGTTCGTCCACTACGTGAGCCACGTCGAGGGCGAGCAGCCGCATGCGCTGGAGGGCCGCGCGGAGCAAGGACGCAACGTGGGCTGGCTCGCGCTCTTGAGCATGGGCGAGTCGTGGCACAACAACCACCACGCCCATCCGGGCTCGGCGCGCATGGGATTCGGCTGGCGGCAGCCGGACCCGGGCTGGTGGATGGTGCGAGGACTCGAGGCGCTGGGACTCGTGACGGAAGTGAAGACAGCCTTTGCCCAGAAAAGGGATGCCAGGGGTTCTCTCGGCACTCATCCCTTTCAACAAGGCCTTCTCAATGGACCTTTCACGTGTGCTGTGCGCCGTCGCGCTCCTGTCGTTGGGTGCGTGTGGCGAGGACTTCACGGAGCCCGAGCCGCCGCCGTACGTGCCCAAGGACCATCGAGGCAACGTCACGGGGACCTACCTCACCTCGGGCTCGATGACCTCGCTCGTTGA
- a CDS encoding alpha/beta hydrolase — translation MAENSTNVRAKLALMGLRTLAMSAGAVAPGLTAVWADGLFRKPLRPRRSKTAEGVLARAQPKRLRWAGEEVAVWSWGEGPRVLLVHGWSGYGGQLTAFVEPLVAAGFSVVTYDAPAHGRSTGRTSSLPEMAEVVAEVAESVGGVRAVVGHSLGAAATAVAMRDGLRVERAVFVSPPSDPRHGIQAFARELGFSDEVWMRMEQRLEQKFSMKMADLALPNFVPSLGHVPLQVFHDVEDREVSVADGEAVAQAWPGARLTLTEGLGHNRILYAPQVVSQAVAFLTEAPRAAEVAPHVEALAPVAHASAERAPLRLVHNR, via the coding sequence ATGGCTGAAAATAGCACGAACGTTCGAGCGAAACTGGCGCTCATGGGCCTGCGCACGCTGGCGATGAGCGCCGGGGCGGTGGCGCCAGGGCTGACGGCGGTGTGGGCGGACGGGCTGTTCCGCAAGCCCCTGCGTCCGCGCCGTTCGAAGACGGCGGAGGGGGTGCTGGCGCGAGCGCAGCCGAAGCGGCTGCGGTGGGCGGGGGAGGAGGTGGCGGTGTGGAGCTGGGGTGAGGGGCCCCGGGTGCTGCTGGTGCACGGGTGGAGCGGGTACGGCGGGCAGCTCACGGCCTTCGTGGAGCCGCTGGTGGCCGCGGGGTTCTCGGTCGTGACGTACGACGCGCCGGCGCATGGGCGGTCCACGGGGCGCACCAGCTCGCTGCCGGAGATGGCGGAGGTGGTGGCCGAGGTGGCGGAGTCCGTGGGCGGGGTGCGCGCGGTGGTGGGGCACTCGCTGGGCGCGGCGGCGACGGCGGTGGCGATGCGGGACGGGCTGCGCGTGGAGCGCGCGGTGTTCGTGTCGCCGCCCTCGGACCCGCGTCACGGCATCCAGGCCTTCGCCCGGGAGCTGGGGTTCTCGGATGAGGTGTGGATGCGGATGGAGCAGCGCCTCGAGCAGAAGTTCAGCATGAAGATGGCGGACCTGGCGCTGCCGAACTTCGTGCCGTCCCTGGGGCATGTGCCGCTGCAGGTGTTCCACGACGTGGAGGACCGCGAGGTGTCCGTGGCGGACGGCGAGGCGGTGGCCCAGGCGTGGCCCGGCGCGCGGCTGACGCTCACGGAAGGGCTGGGGCACAACCGCATCCTGTACGCGCCGCAGGTGGTGTCGCAGGCGGTGGCGTTCCTCACGGAGGCGCCGCGCGCGGCCGAGGTGGCGCCTCACGTGGAGGCGCTGGCGCCGGTGGCGCATGCCTCCGCCGAGCGCGCGCCGCTGCGGCTGGTGCACAACCGCTGA
- a CDS encoding caspase family protein yields the protein MRPASDGALLRLCALWLACAATGSLAGSAEAPSSARLSVRRALVVAFNGSDAPGMEPLRYADDDGVRWAETLRRLGVDVVLLTVPDADTAKVERPLLTDVRAPTLEALDEAVATLARRNSADRAAGQEVDFLFIYVGHGRTDESSRAYLTLADGRLDQESLYSRVVERLDADYVHLLVDACHAAGVVGSRGGDPLVLTRLRRALEQEQLAGHPRVGAIFAESNEGETHEWSRIRAGVFSHAARSALLGGADVNHDGFVEYSELDAFVAAAIRGVKSPQARLAVRTFPPTLSPSRPLIGHPPEGPRLNLPASPGGARISVEDASGVRLADAHQAAGETLELALPEREVYWLRTPRGEARVRRADLSADTPPHFTTPEVAQRGATEESLLQGLFALPFGRDFYEGYVTSSGITAVDFSGPVLSAEPSRVPRSLGLEVGFTLSTAPLGGTGVARGLALSWRLPGPGLVRWGVRVSYAMAPNAWMDNASLQRVSALAVGGLSGRGNLAPFAEVGAGWLMLVVDRSNSRQGDAAGFTARSAAGLRWRPGDFGLRAGLSVDLDAAREDGRRRARLSPGLELGLER from the coding sequence GTGAGACCCGCGAGCGACGGCGCCTTGCTTCGACTCTGCGCCCTCTGGCTCGCGTGCGCCGCGACGGGGAGCCTCGCCGGGTCGGCGGAGGCGCCCTCCTCGGCGCGGCTCTCCGTGCGGCGCGCGCTGGTGGTCGCCTTCAACGGCAGCGATGCCCCCGGCATGGAGCCCCTGCGCTACGCGGATGACGATGGCGTGCGCTGGGCGGAGACCCTCCGACGCCTGGGCGTGGACGTCGTGCTGCTCACCGTGCCCGATGCGGACACCGCGAAGGTGGAACGTCCACTCCTGACGGACGTGCGCGCCCCCACGCTCGAGGCACTCGACGAGGCCGTGGCGACGCTGGCCCGGCGCAACTCGGCGGACCGCGCCGCGGGCCAGGAGGTGGACTTCCTCTTCATCTACGTGGGCCACGGCCGCACCGATGAGTCGTCGCGCGCCTACCTCACGCTCGCCGACGGACGCCTGGACCAGGAGAGCCTCTACTCGCGCGTGGTGGAGCGGCTGGACGCGGACTACGTGCACCTGCTGGTGGACGCCTGTCATGCCGCAGGCGTCGTGGGCAGTCGCGGTGGTGACCCGCTGGTGCTCACGCGGCTGCGGCGCGCCCTGGAGCAGGAGCAGCTCGCGGGCCACCCTCGCGTGGGCGCCATCTTCGCGGAGAGCAACGAAGGCGAGACCCACGAGTGGTCGCGCATCCGCGCGGGTGTCTTCAGCCACGCGGCACGCTCGGCGCTGCTGGGCGGCGCGGACGTCAACCATGACGGGTTCGTGGAGTACAGCGAGCTCGACGCCTTCGTGGCCGCGGCGATTCGCGGCGTCAAATCCCCCCAGGCCCGGCTCGCGGTGCGGACCTTCCCTCCCACCCTCAGTCCCTCCCGCCCCCTCATCGGACACCCGCCGGAGGGGCCTCGGCTCAACCTGCCCGCGTCACCCGGTGGTGCGCGCATCTCCGTGGAAGATGCCTCGGGCGTGCGGCTCGCGGATGCACATCAGGCCGCGGGAGAGACCCTCGAGCTCGCGCTGCCCGAGCGCGAGGTGTACTGGCTGCGCACGCCCCGGGGCGAGGCGCGCGTGCGACGCGCCGACCTGAGCGCGGACACGCCTCCCCACTTCACCACGCCCGAGGTGGCCCAGCGCGGCGCCACCGAGGAGAGCCTGCTCCAGGGCCTCTTCGCCCTGCCCTTCGGGCGCGACTTCTACGAGGGCTATGTCACCTCCTCCGGCATCACCGCCGTGGACTTCAGCGGGCCCGTGCTCTCCGCGGAGCCCTCGCGGGTTCCGCGCTCGCTGGGGTTGGAGGTCGGGTTCACGCTCTCCACCGCGCCGCTGGGTGGAACAGGGGTCGCCCGGGGACTGGCCCTGTCCTGGCGGCTGCCCGGCCCCGGACTCGTCCGCTGGGGCGTGCGCGTCAGCTACGCGATGGCGCCGAATGCCTGGATGGACAACGCCTCGCTCCAGCGCGTGAGCGCGCTCGCCGTGGGCGGACTGAGCGGCCGAGGCAACCTGGCCCCCTTCGCCGAGGTGGGCGCGGGGTGGCTGATGCTCGTGGTGGACCGCTCCAACAGCAGGCAAGGCGACGCCGCGGGGTTCACCGCCCGCTCCGCCGCGGGCCTGCGCTGGAGGCCCGGAGACTTCGGACTGCGGGCCGGACTCAGTGTGGACCTGGACGCGGCCCGCGAGGACGGACGTCGCCGTGCGCGCCTGTCCCCCGGCCTGGAGCTGGGACTGGAGCGCTGA
- a CDS encoding group II truncated hemoglobin — protein sequence MLVDLKVPPSDDWVPTLEDTPYQRIGGDDAVMALAGAFYDAMDEHEPALAKLHELDERGRVNQGTRERFGLFLIGWLGGPQHYSAQHGHPRLRMRHAHVPVDLAMRDAWLRAMGRALDGRGVTGGLRRFLDERFAQVADFLRNQEG from the coding sequence ATGCTCGTAGACCTCAAGGTTCCCCCCTCGGATGATTGGGTCCCCACGCTGGAGGACACGCCGTACCAGCGCATCGGCGGCGACGACGCGGTGATGGCGCTGGCCGGCGCCTTCTACGACGCGATGGACGAGCACGAGCCCGCGCTCGCGAAGCTGCACGAGCTGGATGAGCGGGGCCGGGTGAACCAGGGCACACGCGAGCGCTTCGGCCTGTTCCTCATCGGCTGGCTGGGAGGCCCGCAGCACTACTCCGCCCAGCACGGCCACCCGCGCCTGCGGATGCGCCACGCCCACGTGCCGGTGGACCTGGCCATGCGCGACGCGTGGCTGCGCGCCATGGGACGGGCCCTGGACGGCCGGGGCGTCACCGGCGGCCTGCGCCGCTTCCTGGACGAGCGCTTCGCCCAAGTGGCTGATTTCCTTCGCAACCAGGAGGGCTGA
- a CDS encoding TetR/AcrR family transcriptional regulator, with protein MRKGELTHQAILERAIQLASRLGLQGLSIGGLADELQLSKSGLFAHFRSKTSLQVEILNAATALFTERVIRPALLQPRGEPRLWALFEGWLAWEKELVPEGGCIFVAAATELDDVPGPARDRLVQTQRDWLDCLAQGARIAIAEKHFRDTLDVEQFAHEMYAMFLGFHHSARLMKDPRAEQRTRRAFETLMRDSRRSDC; from the coding sequence ATGCGCAAGGGAGAGCTCACCCATCAGGCGATTCTGGAGCGGGCCATCCAGCTCGCCAGCCGGCTGGGGCTCCAGGGGCTGAGCATCGGCGGGCTGGCGGATGAGCTCCAGCTCTCCAAGAGCGGCCTGTTCGCGCACTTCCGTTCCAAGACCTCGCTGCAGGTCGAAATCCTGAACGCGGCGACGGCGCTGTTCACCGAGCGGGTCATCCGCCCGGCGCTCCTGCAGCCCCGAGGCGAGCCCCGGCTGTGGGCCCTCTTCGAGGGGTGGCTGGCCTGGGAGAAGGAGCTGGTTCCGGAGGGCGGCTGCATCTTCGTCGCGGCGGCCACGGAGCTGGATGACGTGCCCGGGCCCGCGCGGGACAGGCTGGTGCAGACGCAGCGGGACTGGCTGGACTGCCTGGCCCAGGGCGCGCGCATCGCCATCGCCGAGAAGCACTTCCGCGACACCCTGGACGTGGAGCAGTTCGCCCACGAGATGTACGCGATGTTCCTGGGCTTCCATCACTCGGCGCGGTTGATGAAGGACCCCCGCGCGGAGCAGCGGACCCGCAGGGCCTTCGAGACCCTGATGCGCGACTCCCGCCGCTCGGACTGCTGA
- a CDS encoding sigma-70 family RNA polymerase sigma factor → MSLLRENPKLLEAFRRGEPEALTRVYQAYSAHVARFLSRTYVSHGPGGLARVGPLDLEAAHQETFVRAFREQARLAYDGVRPFSSWLNAVARQAAVDVLRAAGRIAREAVPLDDTLMAERLASNAPSPEDRALEVETRELVTRFLAGLDEPTRRLADLRFVQGLSQERAGQVLGLSRQELRTRENKLRRAMTTFLVEEGWLTPESPDTVPSAAATAAVLALLFPHFVP, encoded by the coding sequence ATGTCGCTGCTGAGGGAGAACCCGAAGTTGCTGGAGGCCTTTCGCCGGGGAGAACCGGAGGCTCTCACCCGCGTGTACCAGGCCTACTCCGCGCATGTGGCGCGCTTCCTGTCGCGCACCTACGTCTCGCATGGCCCCGGGGGCCTGGCGCGCGTGGGGCCTCTCGACCTGGAGGCCGCGCACCAGGAGACCTTCGTGCGCGCCTTCCGCGAGCAGGCGAGGCTGGCCTACGACGGCGTGAGGCCCTTCTCCTCATGGCTGAACGCGGTGGCGCGACAGGCCGCGGTGGACGTGCTTCGCGCCGCCGGACGCATCGCCCGCGAGGCGGTGCCCTTGGATGACACGCTCATGGCGGAGCGGCTGGCGAGCAACGCCCCTTCTCCGGAGGACCGGGCGCTGGAGGTGGAGACGCGGGAGCTGGTGACGCGCTTCCTCGCGGGGCTCGACGAGCCGACGCGCCGGTTGGCGGACCTGCGCTTCGTCCAGGGACTCTCCCAGGAGCGCGCCGGACAGGTGCTGGGCCTGTCCCGCCAGGAGCTGCGGACTCGCGAGAACAAGCTGCGCCGCGCGATGACCACCTTCCTCGTGGAGGAGGGCTGGCTCACCCCCGAGTCGCCCGACACCGTGCCCTCCGCCGCCGCCACCGCCGCGGTGCTGGCCCTTCTCTTCCCCCACTTCGTGCCCTGA